In a single window of the Thermodesulfobacteriota bacterium genome:
- a CDS encoding AbrB/MazE/SpoVT family DNA-binding domain-containing protein, translating to MANLSTTKMSSKGQVVIPENIRKQLNLKAGAQFVVVGEKDIVILKSITPPIIDEFCDLIAKARKKGKQVGIKKSDIANAIQKVRRQRV from the coding sequence ATGGCAAATTTATCAACAACAAAAATGTCCTCAAAAGGACAAGTGGTTATTCCTGAAAATATTAGAAAACAGCTAAACTTGAAAGCTGGTGCTCAATTTGTCGTTGTCGGGGAAAAAGACATTGTTATTCTGAAAAGCATAACCCCGCCGATTATTGACGAGTTCTGCGACCTTATCGCTAAAGCCAGGAAAAAAGGGAAACAAGTTGGAATTAAAAAATCTGATATTGCCAATGCCATTCAGAAAGTCCGCAGGCAACGTGTATGA
- a CDS encoding putative toxin-antitoxin system toxin component, PIN family, giving the protein MRVVLDTNVFISGIFFSGPPAWILKAWEKKKIQMVISQEMLFEYQKVARELSSQFPAVDILPIVELITIHGEFVDTKGVHIAICEDPDDNKFIECAIAGNCTVIVSGDKHLLKLGNYKGVNILTPRHFADGFLR; this is encoded by the coding sequence ATGAGAGTTGTCCTTGATACGAATGTTTTCATATCCGGAATATTTTTCAGCGGGCCTCCCGCATGGATTCTTAAAGCATGGGAAAAGAAAAAGATACAAATGGTTATTTCACAAGAAATGCTTTTCGAATATCAAAAAGTTGCCCGGGAATTGTCATCACAATTTCCTGCGGTTGACATATTACCCATTGTTGAACTGATTACAATCCATGGGGAGTTTGTAGATACAAAAGGAGTCCATATAGCAATATGTGAAGACCCTGATGACAATAAATTCATCGAATGTGCGATTGCCGGCAATTGCACAGTAATCGTTAGCGGCGATAAGCATTTATTGAAACTGGGAAATTATAAAGGAGTAAATATTTTAACCCCGAGGCATTTTGCGGACGGTTTTTTAAGATAA
- the rsmD gene encoding 16S rRNA (guanine(966)-N(2))-methyltransferase RsmD yields MSLKIIGGRCRGRSLVSPRGMAVRPTAGRVREAIFNILFSRIDNAVVLDLFAGTGAMGIEALSRGAARAVFVDSRPEALAVIRQNLQACGLSSAAGIIRQDATRNLSGLVHLQLMFDIVFMDPPYNRDTVGKALAALAGTVLLKPGSMVVLEHSPREPAEEESGRFHLLDQRRYGQTVVSFLEYGTN; encoded by the coding sequence ATGAGCCTCAAGATCATCGGCGGCAGGTGCAGGGGCAGGTCACTGGTCTCTCCCAGGGGAATGGCCGTTCGCCCTACCGCCGGTCGCGTCCGGGAAGCCATCTTCAACATCCTTTTTTCCCGGATTGACAACGCCGTCGTGCTTGACCTGTTCGCCGGAACCGGCGCCATGGGCATTGAGGCGTTGAGCCGGGGGGCGGCCCGGGCCGTTTTTGTCGACAGCAGACCGGAGGCCCTGGCTGTTATCAGACAAAACCTTCAGGCCTGCGGCCTGTCGTCAGCGGCCGGAATCATCCGCCAGGACGCGACCCGAAATTTGTCCGGACTGGTCCACCTGCAGCTGATGTTCGACATTGTCTTCATGGATCCGCCCTATAACCGTGACACGGTCGGAAAAGCCCTGGCGGCCCTTGCCGGAACCGTACTTCTGAAACCCGGTTCGATGGTCGTTCTGGAACATTCGCCCCGGGAACCGGCGGAGGAAGAAAGCGGCCGCTTTCATCTGCTGGATCAACGGCGTTACGGTCAAACGGTCGTTTCTTTTCTGGAGTATGGGACAAATTAA
- a CDS encoding type II toxin-antitoxin system HicB family antitoxin, which produces MLLEYIQAALRHAQYEILSDDGSYYGEIPGCDGVYANAKTLEDCREELREVTEEWVLFRIHKNLHLPVIDGIEILIREVA; this is translated from the coding sequence ATGCTATTGGAATATATCCAGGCGGCACTACGCCATGCACAGTATGAAATACTGTCCGATGACGGCAGCTACTATGGTGAAATACCGGGATGCGATGGCGTTTACGCAAATGCCAAAACGCTTGAGGACTGTCGAGAGGAGTTGAGAGAGGTGACGGAGGAATGGGTTCTTTTCCGGATACACAAGAATCTTCATTTACCCGTCATCGACGGGATTGAGATCCTGATCAGGGAAGTCGCTTAA
- a CDS encoding sigma-54 dependent transcriptional regulator, which yields MFPTVLIVDDEPSILQPFEGLLTDEGFEVITASNGYEALKIIGQDPPDIVLLDIWMPGIDGIETLKEIRATNPHIPVIMVTGHGTIETAVNATKIGAFDFIEKPISIDKVIVEINNALNFRRLEEENRYLRTKALKENAIDGNSPATLELKRQIAVAAPSDAWILITGENGSGKEMAARMIHLLSPRAEEQFVDINCAAIPDNLIDRDLFGHEKNPADKSATKSSGKIELANNGTLFLDEIADMNSNTQARLMRALQEQKVQRLGSTRTLAVNVRVIASTNKDLESEIREGRFREDLYYRLNVIPIEVPPLRHRLEDIPELIRIFLEKQAQQKHLPPKKLTEKAVDLLCHYHWPGNVRELKNLMERLTIMTDAETIDAGDLPAPYNPENVGAPKSAQNPFFSYETLKQARNAFEKEFVKSKLLQNDSNITKTAKAIGVGRSYIQQKLKELERK from the coding sequence ATGTTTCCGACCGTACTGATTGTTGATGACGAACCATCGATTTTGCAGCCGTTTGAAGGACTGCTGACGGACGAAGGGTTTGAAGTGATAACCGCGTCCAATGGATACGAGGCGCTGAAAATCATCGGGCAGGACCCGCCGGATATTGTTCTTCTGGACATCTGGATGCCGGGCATCGACGGCATTGAAACCCTGAAGGAAATCCGGGCCACCAACCCCCACATCCCGGTCATCATGGTCACGGGGCACGGCACCATTGAAACCGCCGTAAACGCCACCAAAATCGGGGCTTTTGATTTCATCGAAAAGCCGATTTCCATCGACAAGGTTATCGTGGAAATCAACAACGCCCTGAACTTCCGTCGGCTGGAAGAGGAAAACCGGTACCTGCGAACCAAAGCCCTGAAAGAAAACGCCATCGACGGCAACAGCCCGGCCACCCTCGAGTTGAAACGACAGATTGCCGTCGCGGCCCCGTCCGATGCCTGGATACTGATCACCGGTGAAAACGGTTCCGGCAAGGAAATGGCGGCCAGAATGATTCACCTGCTCAGCCCCCGGGCGGAAGAACAGTTCGTCGACATCAACTGCGCCGCCATCCCGGACAATCTCATCGACCGGGATCTGTTCGGCCACGAGAAAAACCCCGCCGACAAGTCGGCTACCAAGTCTTCGGGGAAAATCGAGCTGGCCAATAACGGCACGCTGTTTCTGGATGAAATCGCCGACATGAACTCAAACACCCAGGCCAGACTCATGCGCGCTCTGCAGGAGCAGAAGGTTCAGCGTCTCGGCAGCACCCGGACGCTGGCCGTCAACGTCCGGGTCATCGCTTCCACCAATAAAGATCTGGAAAGCGAAATCAGGGAAGGCCGGTTCCGGGAAGACCTTTATTACCGCCTCAATGTGATTCCCATTGAAGTTCCACCATTACGGCATCGCCTGGAGGACATCCCCGAACTGATCCGGATTTTTCTGGAAAAACAGGCTCAACAGAAACACCTGCCGCCAAAAAAACTGACGGAAAAAGCCGTCGACCTGCTCTGTCACTATCACTGGCCGGGCAATGTCCGGGAGCTGAAAAACCTCATGGAAAGACTGACCATCATGACGGATGCGGAAACGATCGACGCCGGCGATCTTCCGGCCCCGTACAATCCGGAAAATGTCGGCGCCCCCAAATCAGCCCAGAACCCCTTCTTCTCCTATGAAACCCTTAAGCAGGCCCGGAACGCTTTTGAAAAAGAATTCGTAAAAAGCAAGCTGCTGCAGAACGACAGCAATATCACCAAAACGGCTAAGGCCATCGGCGTCGGCCGGAGTTATATCCAACAGAAGCTCAAAGAGCTGGAAAGGAAATGA
- a CDS encoding AAA family ATPase: MNFWHMQLHRNDTKEIPPEKVRKILIETSYIGLGDWDKGKAQIDQFKDELKVGDIVAIRSGKKPIALVAVIGEPEYSISPNEDLDWFSHRREVKILDFYKNEYGFQISKALGTLTKCANLDKETSKTIISWYEKIKEGICMEKAVELLKYKHQIILQGPPGTGKTRLAKLIATELTKPISVGNPINIIDDFIKKFDLNDEPVKGKREKAQKLLTQFYERFPIDKIKDMTLEEYCVGKGDRDNFCWWIERGLKSLGYYFPGTSRSYCIYWKKETEDYSKHGFIRDIEDNEEAMKKLASLIDEVIKTKNPQKAKAFLGDSLLLKLLNTYYPDEFFPINSEKMIDNALKIFSIDYKGLDVFQKNKKLNEIFVEKKNQFKSQVNNLEFGYFIWEKFNLKEGEDIDDGQGIVAKGEYHLIQFHPAYTYEDFVRGIVATTTENNDIAYNVENKILAEFVQKAIDNPNGYYVLIIDEINRANLPAVFGELIYALEYRAEPVTSIYEYEGEQDISLPKNLYIIGTMNTADRSVGHIDYALRRRFGFFDVLPDETVIKNEKAKILYEKVSELFTQDFLSPDFKENDVKIGHSYFILRNENDENELKMKLDYEIKPILKEYLKDGILLERAKDKIEKLNV, encoded by the coding sequence ATGAACTTCTGGCACATGCAACTCCATCGTAATGACACAAAAGAAATTCCACCAGAAAAGGTTAGAAAAATTTTAATAGAAACATCCTACATTGGTTTAGGCGATTGGGATAAAGGAAAAGCGCAGATTGATCAGTTTAAAGATGAACTTAAAGTTGGTGATATTGTTGCTATTAGAAGTGGGAAAAAGCCCATTGCGTTAGTTGCAGTAATTGGAGAACCAGAGTATTCAATAAGCCCAAATGAAGACTTAGACTGGTTTTCGCATAGAAGGGAAGTCAAAATCTTAGATTTTTACAAAAACGAATATGGTTTTCAAATTTCTAAGGCACTGGGGACATTAACAAAGTGCGCCAATTTAGATAAAGAAACTTCAAAAACAATCATTAGTTGGTATGAAAAAATTAAGGAAGGAATTTGTATGGAAAAAGCAGTCGAACTACTAAAATATAAGCATCAGATTATCTTACAAGGCCCCCCGGGAACAGGAAAAACAAGATTGGCAAAACTGATAGCTACAGAATTGACTAAACCCATTTCTGTTGGAAACCCAATTAATATAATTGACGATTTCATAAAAAAATTTGACCTTAATGATGAGCCCGTTAAAGGAAAGAGAGAAAAAGCCCAAAAGTTGCTCACCCAATTTTATGAAAGGTTCCCGATAGACAAAATAAAAGATATGACTTTAGAAGAATATTGTGTTGGTAAAGGTGATAGAGATAATTTTTGTTGGTGGATTGAAAGAGGATTAAAGAGTTTAGGTTATTATTTCCCAGGAACCTCACGCTCGTATTGCATTTATTGGAAAAAAGAAACAGAAGATTATAGTAAGCACGGATTTATAAGAGATATTGAAGATAACGAAGAAGCAATGAAAAAGCTTGCTTCTTTAATTGATGAGGTCATTAAAACAAAGAACCCACAAAAAGCTAAGGCTTTTTTAGGAGACAGTTTGCTTTTAAAGTTATTGAATACCTATTATCCGGATGAATTCTTCCCTATAAACAGCGAAAAAATGATTGATAACGCCTTGAAAATATTTTCGATTGATTATAAGGGGCTTGATGTCTTTCAAAAGAACAAGAAACTGAACGAAATATTCGTTGAAAAAAAGAACCAATTTAAAAGTCAGGTAAATAATCTTGAATTCGGCTATTTCATTTGGGAGAAGTTTAATCTTAAAGAAGGTGAAGATATAGATGATGGCCAAGGGATTGTGGCTAAAGGTGAATATCATCTTATTCAGTTTCATCCAGCATATACATATGAGGATTTTGTAAGAGGAATTGTTGCCACAACTACCGAAAATAACGATATAGCTTATAATGTAGAAAATAAAATATTAGCAGAATTTGTTCAAAAAGCTATAGATAATCCAAATGGTTATTATGTTTTAATCATTGATGAAATCAACCGTGCGAATTTACCGGCTGTTTTTGGAGAACTTATTTATGCATTAGAGTATAGAGCCGAACCTGTTACTAGCATTTATGAATATGAAGGCGAACAAGATATATCGTTACCAAAAAATTTGTACATTATTGGAACAATGAATACAGCAGACCGTTCTGTCGGGCATATTGATTATGCCCTTCGAAGAAGATTCGGCTTTTTTGACGTTCTGCCAGATGAAACAGTTATAAAAAATGAAAAGGCAAAAATATTGTATGAAAAAGTTTCTGAGTTATTTACGCAAGATTTTTTATCCCCTGATTTTAAGGAAAATGATGTGAAAATTGGTCATAGTTATTTTATTTTAAGAAACGAAAATGATGAGAATGAATTAAAAATGAAGTTAGACTATGAAATAAAACCTATTTTAAAAGAATACCTGAAAGACGGTATATTATTAGAAAGAGCAAAAGATAAAATCGAAAAATTAAATGTCTAA
- a CDS encoding ATP-binding protein, protein MTGRVVNAMRTFMSGLSEEERRRRKREGIIIIALILIVAVLTFTETRIVDFGTDIPVSNTILMFILININLLLLILLIFLVFRNLVKLFYDRKQNVMGARLRTRLVVAFISLTLFPAIILFFFAMGFITTSIKFWFNVPVDQALAHSLKVGKNIYNLIENNNNFFLERTAYQLDKQGLLKGNRRDELTRYIQVVQREFNLDGVEVYSVRGQRLSWAVSQKLEVEPVAAIAAEVLKKGPSEKTSIISASRQTPAGELVSSVATVPFGVSPREAEGLVAVSRLLPPRLSSNLDAISKGYKEYHQIKLLQEPIQISYLLSLTIVGLLVVFCAVWFGFYIAKSLTTPIMDLAEGLKKVAAGDLNHTIERLADDELGELVSSFNKMTSDLRTGRKQIEASTAMLARQRDEIEGRRLYMETVLDNISTGVISLNANGIITTINKSAEKMLSITQDGIISRHYSSVLSGRYLQLAKDCVERITRLGENTLVFPMRLTVGGQPRSFMMYLSALRQDQANAYMGMVLVMDDLTELERAQRMAAWREVARRIAHEVKNPLTPISLSAQRLKKKFAATANDKVFDECISTILDYVDIIRNLVNEFSAYAKFPTANPSPCDLLSIIRETTALYTESDSELRFTVNAPESAPPVNLDRRQIKQALINLIDNAIAAMKGVGDIIITVTFDTLAGMVRLEFADTGEGIPDEEKVNMFEPYFSTKKSGMGLGLAIVNSILTDHGGTISVQDNDPVGTKFIIELPL, encoded by the coding sequence ATGACCGGTCGCGTCGTTAACGCCATGAGAACCTTCATGTCCGGCCTGTCCGAGGAGGAACGCCGCCGAAGAAAGAGAGAGGGTATAATCATCATTGCCCTCATCCTGATCGTGGCGGTGCTCACCTTTACCGAAACCCGCATCGTCGATTTCGGAACCGACATCCCCGTTTCCAACACCATCCTGATGTTTATCCTGATCAACATCAACCTGCTGCTGCTGATTCTGCTGATCTTTCTGGTGTTCCGCAACCTTGTCAAACTCTTCTATGACCGCAAACAGAACGTAATGGGCGCCCGGCTGCGCACCCGCCTGGTGGTGGCGTTTATTTCGCTGACCCTGTTCCCGGCCATTATTCTGTTCTTTTTTGCCATGGGGTTTATCACCACCAGCATCAAGTTCTGGTTTAACGTGCCCGTGGATCAGGCCCTGGCCCACTCCCTGAAGGTCGGTAAAAACATTTACAACCTCATTGAAAACAACAACAATTTCTTCCTGGAACGAACCGCCTATCAGCTTGACAAGCAGGGGCTTCTAAAAGGAAACCGCCGGGACGAGCTCACCCGATACATCCAGGTCGTTCAGCGGGAGTTTAACCTGGACGGCGTGGAGGTCTATTCTGTCCGGGGCCAGCGCCTGAGCTGGGCCGTTTCCCAGAAACTGGAAGTTGAGCCGGTTGCCGCCATCGCAGCCGAGGTATTAAAAAAGGGGCCCTCGGAAAAAACCAGTATCATTTCCGCTTCCCGCCAGACCCCGGCCGGCGAGCTGGTCTCGTCCGTTGCCACCGTTCCCTTTGGCGTCAGCCCCCGGGAGGCGGAGGGGCTGGTGGCCGTCTCGCGACTATTGCCGCCGCGCCTGTCTTCCAACCTGGACGCCATTTCCAAGGGGTATAAGGAATATCACCAGATTAAACTCCTCCAGGAGCCCATCCAGATTTCCTATCTGCTCTCCCTGACGATTGTCGGCCTGCTGGTTGTGTTCTGTGCCGTCTGGTTCGGTTTCTATATCGCCAAATCCCTTACCACCCCGATTATGGACCTGGCCGAGGGGTTGAAAAAAGTGGCGGCCGGCGACCTGAACCATACCATTGAACGGCTGGCCGACGACGAACTCGGCGAGCTGGTCAGTTCGTTCAACAAAATGACCAGCGACCTTCGCACGGGCAGAAAGCAGATTGAGGCCTCCACGGCCATGCTGGCCCGGCAGCGCGACGAAATTGAAGGGCGCCGGCTGTACATGGAGACCGTACTGGATAACATCTCCACCGGGGTCATCTCCTTAAACGCCAACGGCATCATTACCACCATCAACAAGTCCGCGGAAAAAATGCTGTCGATCACTCAAGATGGAATCATCAGCCGGCACTACTCCAGCGTGTTAAGCGGGCGATACCTGCAGCTGGCCAAAGACTGTGTCGAGCGGATAACACGGCTGGGAGAAAACACGCTGGTCTTCCCCATGCGGCTGACCGTGGGCGGGCAGCCCCGCAGCTTCATGATGTATTTAAGCGCCCTGCGGCAGGATCAGGCCAACGCCTATATGGGCATGGTCCTGGTGATGGATGACCTGACTGAACTGGAAAGGGCCCAGCGCATGGCTGCCTGGCGGGAAGTCGCCCGACGGATCGCCCATGAGGTTAAAAATCCCCTGACACCCATTTCCCTCTCCGCCCAGCGGCTGAAGAAGAAATTCGCCGCGACGGCCAATGACAAGGTTTTTGATGAATGCATCAGTACCATTCTCGACTACGTGGATATTATCCGTAACCTGGTCAACGAATTTTCCGCCTACGCCAAATTTCCCACGGCCAACCCCTCCCCCTGCGATCTGCTGTCGATTATCCGGGAAACCACCGCCCTCTATACCGAAAGCGACAGCGAACTCCGTTTTACCGTCAACGCCCCGGAATCGGCTCCGCCGGTAAACCTGGACCGCCGGCAGATCAAACAGGCGTTGATAAATCTTATTGACAATGCTATTGCTGCCATGAAAGGCGTCGGTGATATTATTATCACGGTCACCTTCGATACCCTGGCCGGCATGGTGCGTCTGGAGTTTGCCGATACCGGCGAAGGGATTCCGGACGAGGAAAAGGTCAATATGTTCGAGCCCTATTTCTCTACCAAAAAGTCCGGCATGGGCCTGGGGCTGGCCATCGTCAATTCCATTCTTACCGACCATGGCGGCACGATCAGCGTCCAGGACAACGATCCCGTTGGCACCAAGTTTATTATCGAGTTGCCGTTGTAA
- a CDS encoding DUF4390 domain-containing protein produces MGPATPAKIYGRAFSLCLLLVLIVGARVSAQEPALTGLTVQTAQDKVLFSATVENAFTEKMEEAVKSGITATFSFIVTLESERSMWLDETIAEKEETHTLAYDPLKGQYAVTRSWENETPFLTASFEEARARMCKIEGMRLTRTRKLEKGATYIVSAMAELDTMSLPPYLYYILFFVSSWDAETDWQTVSFTY; encoded by the coding sequence ATGGGTCCTGCTACTCCTGCTAAAATATATGGCCGTGCCTTTTCCCTCTGCCTGCTCCTGGTTCTGATCGTCGGCGCCAGGGTCAGTGCCCAGGAACCGGCCCTGACCGGGCTGACGGTTCAGACTGCCCAGGACAAAGTGCTTTTTTCCGCCACGGTCGAGAACGCGTTTACTGAAAAAATGGAAGAAGCCGTCAAAAGCGGGATTACCGCCACTTTTTCTTTTATCGTCACCCTTGAGAGCGAACGCTCCATGTGGTTAGACGAAACCATTGCCGAAAAAGAGGAGACGCACACGCTGGCCTATGACCCCCTCAAGGGGCAATATGCCGTGACCCGCTCCTGGGAAAACGAGACGCCTTTTCTTACCGCTTCGTTTGAAGAGGCCCGCGCCCGTATGTGTAAAATTGAAGGCATGCGCCTGACCCGAACCAGAAAACTGGAAAAAGGGGCCACCTATATCGTCAGCGCCATGGCGGAACTCGATACCATGAGCCTGCCGCCTTATTTGTATTATATTCTGTTTTTTGTCTCTAGCTGGGATGCGGAAACCGACTGGCAGACGGTCAGTTTTACCTATTAG
- the lpxC gene encoding UDP-3-O-acyl-N-acetylglucosamine deacetylase: MYYCQRTVAGAVSCSGTGVHSGRTVNLTVKPAPPNHGIKFVRTDLSNAPSIPALFKMVTDTTSATVLGSNGAIVSTVEHLLATLAGLSIDNALIEIDSYEIPILDGSAFPFVTMIKQAGLQEQSAQRCFFVIKQPVTIEENGKKAAIYPDSVFKITYTIEYQNPLIGKQQLSLEVNETSFEKEVSRARTFGFYHEYQSLQSFGLARGGSLDNAVVIDGQSILNQDGLRYPDEFVRHKILDCIGDFSLLGMPLRGHIIAEKSGHQFNHKLLTRLFASRDCWETAFLNFPATQAGTEHDRSVKTLAL; the protein is encoded by the coding sequence ATGTATTATTGCCAGCGGACAGTGGCCGGAGCCGTTTCATGTTCCGGAACGGGTGTTCACTCCGGTAGAACGGTCAACCTGACCGTCAAACCCGCCCCGCCCAATCATGGTATCAAATTCGTAAGAACGGACTTGAGCAACGCCCCCAGCATCCCGGCCCTGTTTAAAATGGTTACGGACACCACCTCGGCCACGGTGCTGGGCAGCAACGGCGCCATCGTTTCCACGGTAGAGCACCTGCTGGCGACCCTGGCCGGTCTTTCCATCGACAACGCCCTGATTGAGATCGATTCTTATGAAATTCCGATATTAGACGGCAGCGCCTTTCCTTTTGTCACCATGATTAAACAGGCCGGCCTTCAGGAGCAGAGCGCCCAGCGCTGTTTTTTCGTTATTAAACAACCGGTTACGATTGAAGAAAACGGCAAAAAAGCCGCCATTTATCCGGACTCGGTCTTTAAAATCACCTATACCATCGAATACCAAAACCCCCTGATCGGAAAGCAGCAATTGTCCCTGGAAGTCAACGAAACCTCTTTTGAAAAAGAGGTCAGCAGGGCGAGGACATTCGGTTTTTATCATGAATATCAGTCCCTCCAGAGCTTTGGCCTGGCCCGGGGGGGGTCGCTTGACAACGCCGTGGTCATCGATGGTCAGTCCATTTTAAACCAGGACGGACTGCGCTATCCGGATGAATTTGTGAGACATAAAATACTGGATTGCATCGGTGATTTCTCCCTTCTGGGAATGCCTTTGAGGGGACATATCATCGCTGAAAAGTCCGGCCACCAGTTTAACCACAAGCTGCTGACCAGACTCTTTGCCAGCCGGGACTGCTGGGAAACGGCTTTTTTAAACTTCCCGGCCACTCAAGCCGGCACCGAGCACGACCGGTCCGTGAAAACCCTTGCCCTTTAA
- a CDS encoding type II toxin-antitoxin system HicA family toxin, with protein sequence MPPFGPVKRKEFLRYFRQLGFKGPYSGGKHPFMIKDDITLRIPNPHQADIGKELLARILRQAGVSREEWKKL encoded by the coding sequence GTGCCTCCCTTCGGGCCAGTCAAAAGAAAAGAATTCCTACGATATTTCAGGCAGCTTGGATTTAAGGGGCCTTACTCGGGCGGCAAACACCCGTTCATGATCAAGGACGACATCACTCTTCGAATTCCCAATCCTCATCAGGCCGACATCGGCAAGGAACTTCTCGCACGTATCCTCCGGCAAGCTGGGGTTAGTCGGGAGGAGTGGAAAAAGCTATAG
- a CDS encoding YifB family Mg chelatase-like AAA ATPase, whose product MLTRVFSSAVIGIDAYPVEVEVDIARGLPYYTTVGLAEAAVKESRERVKAAIVNSGFFFPDDHITVNLAPAGIKKSGTGFDLPVALGILSATGMFPPEALTGYLILGELSLDGRIRPVRGVLPVAMAARQSGWRGVMVPRENSAEAAVVDGIAVYAVDNLAQSVGFFDGSAELPPTRVDCRRIFDQGRACPDDYAEVAGQEHAKRALEIAAAGGHNLLMTGPPGSGKTMLARRLPSILPDLTFDEAIEATKIFSVADQLASGQALVCRRPFRSPHHTISDPGLIGGGGHPRPGEVSLAHHGVLFLDELPEFRKTTLEMLRQPLEDKKVTISRAAISITYPSSFMLVAAMNPCPCGFLNDPRHECVCRPEQVNRYNARISGPLLDRIDLHVDVPAVAYREMAGDIRAEASAAIKERVVRARQIQEQRFAATGVHCNAAMNSRQIRRFCQPAPGAAGLLEIAIDRLGMSARAYNRILKVARTIADLASEDQIQADHVAEAIQLRGLDRKMAVD is encoded by the coding sequence ATGCTTACCAGGGTATTCAGCAGCGCCGTCATCGGTATTGACGCCTATCCCGTTGAAGTGGAAGTAGATATCGCCCGGGGCCTGCCTTATTACACCACTGTGGGGCTGGCCGAAGCGGCCGTCAAAGAGAGCCGGGAACGGGTCAAGGCGGCCATCGTCAACTCCGGATTTTTCTTCCCGGATGATCATATCACCGTCAACCTGGCGCCGGCCGGCATCAAAAAGAGCGGCACCGGCTTTGACCTGCCGGTTGCCCTGGGGATATTGTCGGCCACCGGGATGTTTCCGCCGGAGGCCCTGACCGGCTACCTGATTCTGGGCGAGTTGTCCCTGGACGGTCGGATCCGGCCGGTGAGAGGCGTTCTGCCCGTGGCCATGGCCGCCCGGCAGTCGGGCTGGCGGGGTGTGATGGTGCCCCGGGAAAACAGCGCCGAGGCGGCAGTAGTCGACGGGATCGCCGTTTATGCCGTGGATAACCTGGCTCAGAGCGTCGGGTTTTTCGACGGCAGCGCCGAACTGCCGCCTACCCGGGTGGATTGCCGCCGGATTTTCGATCAGGGCCGCGCCTGCCCGGACGATTATGCGGAGGTGGCCGGCCAGGAGCATGCCAAAAGAGCCCTGGAGATTGCCGCGGCCGGCGGTCATAATCTCCTGATGACCGGCCCGCCCGGTTCCGGCAAGACCATGCTGGCCCGCCGTCTGCCGTCGATCCTGCCGGATTTGACCTTTGATGAGGCCATTGAGGCCACCAAAATTTTTTCCGTGGCCGACCAGCTTGCTTCCGGCCAGGCCCTGGTTTGCCGGCGGCCCTTCCGCAGCCCCCATCACACCATTTCCGATCCCGGCCTGATCGGCGGCGGAGGCCATCCCCGGCCGGGCGAGGTCAGCCTGGCCCATCACGGGGTGTTGTTTCTGGACGAGCTGCCGGAGTTCCGGAAAACCACCCTGGAAATGCTGCGTCAGCCCCTGGAAGACAAGAAGGTCACCATCTCCCGGGCCGCCATTTCCATCACCTATCCGTCATCTTTCATGCTCGTTGCCGCCATGAACCCCTGCCCCTGCGGGTTTTTAAACGACCCCCGCCATGAGTGCGTCTGCCGGCCGGAGCAGGTTAACCGGTACAACGCCCGTATCTCCGGGCCCCTGCTGGACCGGATCGATCTTCACGTGGACGTGCCGGCCGTGGCCTACCGGGAAATGGCCGGCGACATCCGCGCCGAGGCGTCGGCGGCCATCAAGGAGCGGGTCGTCCGCGCCAGACAGATTCAGGAGCAGCGGTTTGCCGCCACCGGGGTTCACTGCAACGCCGCCATGAACAGCCGGCAGATCCGGCGGTTCTGCCAGCCCGCCCCCGGCGCCGCCGGCTTGCTGGAAATCGCCATCGATCGCCTGGGCATGTCGGCCCGGGCTTACAACCGCATCCTCAAGGTGGCCCGGACCATCGCCGATCTTGCGAGTGAAGATCAAATCCAGGCCGATCATGTGGCCGAGGCCATCCAGTTGCGCGGCCTGGACCGGAAAATGGCGGTTGATTAA